In one window of Streptomyces roseofulvus DNA:
- a CDS encoding alpha/beta fold hydrolase, producing the protein MRLRLPRWAAVTAVLTVLAGAGTWTAVALDEPPPVQREDRALDLDGVRIDTSYFTGAGTGRRPAVLLAHGFGGSKDDVRPQAERLARDGYAVLTWSARGFGASGGKIGLNDPEHEVRDVRKLVDWLAARPEVLLDKPGDPRVGVSGASYGGAVSLLAAGHDPRVDAIAPEITYWNLADALFPQGVYKKLWSGILFSMGTGPGSDACGRFAPEICALRERVAVSGRPDAAARALLEARSPSAVGDRIKVPTLIVQGQTDSLFTLDQSDAMARAVAANGAPVAVDWAAGGHDGGDRETGRVEDRVGAWFDRWLKRDASVDTGPAFRVSRTGGVDSTDGRATLRAATADRYPGLTAGTRALTLAGPPQRFTNPAGAAPPAVSAVPGLGGGLSGLSSSLGVGIALDFPGQHARFDAAPQTEPLRVTGTPTVRVKVTSTAADGSAVLFAKVYDVGPDGRQQVLPAQLVAPVRVEDAAQGRPVTLTLPAIDHEVEAGHRLRLVVSATDLGYASPVTTAGYTVAVEGPLTVPTAPAVTTQAAALPWWVWGLPLAGLAVAAALLLTARRRTATPAPDPALASVPLQITGLSKKYKGGERYSVRELSFRVEQGQVLGLLGPNGAGKTTTLRMLMGLITPDEGEIRVFGQAIRPGAPVLSRVGSFVEGAGFLPHLTGRENLELYWKATGRPAEDAHLDEALRIANLGGALERAVRTYSQGMRQRLAIAQAMLGLPDLLILDEPTNGLDPPQIREMREVMIRYAAGGRTVIVSSHLLAEVEQSCTHLVVMDRGQLVQAGPVAEITGAGDSLLVSLGAPVPDALVEKIAALPGVGSAVRADDGLLVRLDAPDGAAADTTALIGELVRLDVPLTGVGPHRRLEDAFLTLIGGSA; encoded by the coding sequence ATGCGACTCCGACTTCCCCGGTGGGCCGCGGTGACCGCCGTCCTCACCGTCCTCGCGGGCGCCGGCACCTGGACCGCCGTCGCCCTGGACGAACCACCGCCCGTGCAGCGCGAGGACCGGGCCCTCGATCTCGACGGGGTGCGGATCGACACCTCGTACTTCACCGGCGCCGGCACCGGCCGCCGCCCCGCCGTGCTGCTCGCCCACGGCTTCGGCGGCTCCAAGGACGACGTCCGCCCGCAGGCCGAACGGCTCGCCCGCGACGGCTACGCGGTCCTCACCTGGTCCGCCCGCGGCTTCGGCGCCTCCGGCGGGAAGATCGGCCTCAACGACCCCGAGCACGAGGTCCGGGACGTCCGGAAGCTCGTCGACTGGCTCGCCGCCCGCCCCGAGGTCCTCCTCGACAAGCCCGGCGACCCGCGCGTCGGCGTCTCCGGCGCCTCCTACGGCGGTGCCGTCTCCCTCCTCGCGGCCGGCCACGACCCCCGCGTCGACGCGATCGCCCCCGAGATCACCTACTGGAACCTGGCCGACGCCCTCTTCCCCCAGGGCGTCTACAAGAAGCTGTGGTCCGGGATCCTCTTCTCGATGGGCACCGGCCCCGGGAGCGACGCCTGCGGCCGCTTCGCCCCCGAGATCTGCGCCCTGAGGGAGCGCGTCGCCGTCTCCGGCCGGCCGGACGCCGCCGCCCGCGCCCTCCTGGAGGCCCGCAGCCCCTCCGCCGTCGGCGACCGCATCAAGGTCCCCACCCTCATCGTCCAGGGCCAGACCGACTCCCTCTTCACCCTCGACCAGTCCGACGCCATGGCCCGCGCCGTCGCCGCCAACGGCGCCCCCGTCGCCGTCGACTGGGCCGCGGGCGGCCACGACGGCGGCGACCGCGAGACCGGCCGGGTCGAGGACCGCGTCGGCGCCTGGTTCGACCGCTGGCTGAAGCGGGACGCCTCCGTCGACACCGGCCCCGCCTTCCGGGTCAGCCGCACCGGCGGCGTCGACTCCACCGACGGCCGCGCCACCCTCCGCGCCGCCACCGCCGACCGCTACCCGGGCCTGACCGCCGGCACCCGCGCACTCACCCTGGCCGGACCGCCGCAGCGCTTCACCAACCCGGCCGGCGCGGCCCCGCCCGCCGTCTCCGCCGTCCCCGGCCTCGGCGGCGGCCTCTCCGGCCTCTCCTCCTCCCTCGGCGTCGGCATCGCCCTCGACTTCCCCGGCCAGCACGCCCGCTTCGACGCGGCCCCGCAGACCGAGCCGCTCCGCGTCACCGGCACCCCGACCGTCCGCGTCAAGGTCACCTCCACGGCCGCCGACGGCTCCGCCGTCCTCTTCGCCAAGGTGTACGACGTCGGGCCCGACGGACGTCAGCAGGTGCTGCCCGCGCAGCTCGTCGCCCCGGTCCGGGTCGAGGACGCCGCCCAGGGCCGGCCGGTCACCCTCACCCTGCCCGCGATCGACCACGAGGTGGAGGCCGGCCACCGGCTGCGCCTGGTCGTCTCGGCCACCGACCTCGGCTACGCCTCCCCGGTCACCACCGCCGGCTACACCGTCGCCGTCGAGGGCCCCCTCACGGTGCCCACCGCCCCCGCCGTCACCACCCAGGCCGCCGCCCTGCCGTGGTGGGTGTGGGGCCTGCCGCTCGCCGGCCTCGCCGTCGCCGCGGCGCTCCTGCTGACCGCCCGCCGCCGCACGGCGACCCCGGCCCCGGACCCGGCACTGGCCTCCGTGCCCCTCCAGATCACCGGCCTGTCGAAGAAGTACAAGGGCGGCGAGCGGTACTCGGTCCGCGAACTCTCCTTCCGGGTCGAACAGGGCCAGGTCCTCGGCCTCCTCGGCCCCAACGGGGCGGGGAAGACCACCACCCTGCGCATGCTGATGGGCCTGATCACCCCCGACGAGGGCGAGATCCGCGTCTTCGGCCAGGCGATCCGCCCCGGCGCCCCGGTCCTCTCCCGGGTCGGCTCCTTCGTCGAGGGCGCCGGCTTCCTGCCGCACCTCACCGGCCGGGAGAACCTGGAGCTGTACTGGAAGGCCACCGGCCGCCCCGCCGAGGACGCCCACCTGGACGAGGCCCTGCGCATCGCCAACCTCGGCGGCGCCCTCGAACGGGCCGTCCGCACCTACTCGCAGGGCATGCGGCAGCGCCTCGCCATCGCCCAGGCCATGCTCGGCCTGCCCGACCTCCTCATCCTCGACGAGCCCACCAACGGCCTCGACCCGCCGCAGATCCGCGAGATGCGGGAGGTGATGATCCGGTACGCCGCCGGCGGCCGTACCGTCATCGTCTCCAGCCACCTCCTCGCGGAGGTCGAGCAGTCCTGCACCCACCTGGTCGTCATGGACCGCGGACAGCTCGTCCAGGCCGGCCCGGTCGCCGAGATCACCGGCGCCGGCGACTCCCTCCTCGTCTCCCTGGGCGCCCCCGTCCCCGACGCGCTCGTCGAGAAGATCGCCGCCCTGCCCGGCGTCGGCTCGGCGGTCCGCGCCGACGACGGCCTCCTGGTCCGCCTCGACGCCCCCGACGGCGCCGCCGCCGACACGACCGCGCTGATCGGCGAACTCGTCCGGCTGGACGTCCCGCTGACCGGCGTCGGCCCGCACCGCCGCCTGGAGGACGCGTTCCTCACCCTGATCGGAGGTTCCGCATGA
- a CDS encoding ABC transporter permease: MTATATGPGPGPEALAPGYRPGRTLPLRVEALRQWKRRRTLVMAGVIAALPFVLIVAFAIGGPDADDRGGRITLIDTATASGANFAATCLFVSAGFLLVIPVALFCGDTVASEAGWSSLRYLLAAPVPRSRLLAAKLTVALGYSTAALFLLPLLALAVGTVAYGWGPLQLPTGGSLPAGDSVVRLLIATSFVLVSQLVTAGLAFWLSTRTDAPLGAVGGAVGLTIVGNVLDAITALGDWRDFLPAHWQFAWIDALQPRLEWGGMAQGAAISVTYALVLFALAFRGFARKDIVS, from the coding sequence ATGACCGCGACGGCCACCGGCCCCGGCCCCGGCCCCGAGGCCCTCGCCCCCGGCTACCGGCCCGGGCGCACCCTGCCGCTGCGGGTCGAGGCGCTGCGCCAGTGGAAGCGCCGCCGCACCCTGGTGATGGCCGGGGTGATCGCCGCCCTGCCCTTCGTCCTGATCGTCGCCTTCGCCATCGGCGGCCCCGACGCCGACGACCGCGGCGGCCGGATCACCCTGATCGACACGGCGACCGCCTCGGGCGCCAACTTCGCGGCGACCTGCCTCTTCGTCTCGGCCGGTTTCCTCCTCGTCATCCCCGTGGCGCTCTTCTGCGGCGACACCGTCGCCTCCGAGGCCGGCTGGTCCTCGCTCCGCTATCTGCTGGCCGCTCCCGTGCCGCGCTCCCGGCTGCTCGCCGCCAAGCTGACGGTCGCGCTCGGCTACAGCACCGCGGCGCTCTTCCTCCTCCCGCTGCTGGCCCTCGCCGTCGGGACGGTCGCCTACGGCTGGGGCCCGCTCCAGCTGCCCACCGGCGGCTCGCTCCCGGCGGGGGATTCCGTCGTCCGGCTGCTCATCGCCACCTCCTTCGTCCTGGTCTCCCAACTGGTCACCGCGGGGCTTGCCTTCTGGCTCTCGACCCGCACCGACGCCCCGCTCGGCGCGGTCGGCGGTGCCGTCGGCCTGACCATCGTCGGCAACGTCCTGGACGCGATCACGGCACTGGGCGACTGGCGCGACTTCCTGCCCGCGCACTGGCAGTTCGCCTGGATCGACGCCCTCCAGCCCCGGCTGGAGTGGGGCGGGATGGCGCAGGGCGCGGCGATCTCCGTCACCTACGCCCTGGTCCTCTTCGCGCTCGCCTTCCGCGGCTTCGCCCGCAAGGACATCGTGTCCTGA
- the mmsA gene encoding CoA-acylating methylmalonate-semialdehyde dehydrogenase: MTKSVHHWIGGKTVEGTSGNWGPVTDPATGAVTTQVALASVEEVDAAVAAAKDAFATWGTSSLAQRTTVLFAFRALLDANRDAIAELIVAEHGKVHSDALGEVARGLEIVDLACGITTQLKGELSTQVSNRVDVASIRQPVGVVAGITPFNFPAMVPMWMFPIAIATGNTFVLKPSEKDPSPSLKIAELLAEAGLPDGVFNVLHGDKVAVDRLLEHPDVAAISFVGSTPIARHIHTTASANGKRVQALGGAKNHMLVLPDADLDAAADAAVSAAYGSAGERCMAISAVVAVGAIGDELVEKIRERAEKIKIGPGTDPTSEMGPLITAAHRDKVASYVTGAEAEGCTVVLDGTGYTVEGHENGHWIGLSLLDHVPTTAKAYQDEIFGPVLCVLRAETYEEGLALINASKFGNGTAIFTRDGGAARRFQLEVEAGMVGVNVPIPVPVGYHSFGGWKDSLFGDHHIYGNDGVHFYTRGKVVTTRWPDPADAPAGVDLGFPRNH, from the coding sequence ATGACGAAGAGCGTCCACCACTGGATCGGTGGCAAGACCGTCGAGGGCACGTCGGGCAACTGGGGCCCGGTCACCGACCCGGCCACCGGTGCCGTCACCACCCAGGTCGCCCTCGCCTCGGTGGAGGAGGTCGACGCGGCCGTCGCCGCCGCGAAGGACGCCTTCGCCACCTGGGGCACCTCCTCGCTGGCCCAGCGCACCACCGTCCTCTTCGCGTTCCGCGCGCTGCTCGACGCCAACCGCGACGCGATCGCCGAGCTGATCGTCGCCGAGCACGGCAAGGTCCACTCCGACGCCCTCGGCGAGGTCGCCCGCGGCCTGGAGATCGTCGACCTGGCCTGCGGCATCACCACCCAGCTCAAGGGCGAGCTGTCCACCCAGGTCTCCAACCGGGTCGACGTCGCCTCGATCCGCCAGCCCGTCGGCGTCGTCGCCGGCATCACGCCCTTCAACTTCCCGGCCATGGTGCCGATGTGGATGTTCCCGATCGCCATCGCGACCGGCAACACCTTCGTCCTCAAGCCGAGCGAGAAGGACCCCTCGCCGTCCCTGAAGATCGCCGAGCTGCTCGCCGAGGCCGGCCTGCCGGACGGCGTCTTCAACGTCCTGCACGGTGACAAGGTCGCCGTCGACCGCCTCCTGGAGCACCCGGACGTCGCCGCGATCTCCTTCGTCGGCTCGACCCCGATCGCCCGGCACATCCACACCACCGCCTCCGCGAACGGCAAGCGCGTCCAGGCGCTCGGCGGCGCCAAGAACCACATGCTGGTCCTCCCGGACGCCGACCTCGACGCCGCCGCCGACGCCGCCGTCTCCGCCGCCTACGGCTCCGCCGGCGAGCGCTGCATGGCCATCTCCGCCGTCGTCGCCGTCGGCGCCATCGGCGACGAGCTGGTCGAGAAGATCCGCGAGCGCGCCGAGAAGATCAAGATCGGCCCCGGCACCGACCCGACCTCCGAGATGGGCCCGCTCATCACGGCCGCCCACCGCGACAAGGTCGCCTCCTACGTCACCGGCGCCGAGGCCGAGGGCTGCACGGTCGTCCTCGACGGCACCGGGTACACCGTCGAGGGCCACGAGAACGGCCACTGGATCGGCCTCTCCCTCCTCGACCACGTGCCCACCACCGCCAAGGCCTACCAGGACGAGATCTTCGGCCCGGTCCTCTGCGTGCTGCGCGCCGAGACGTACGAGGAGGGCCTCGCCCTCATCAATGCCTCGAAGTTCGGCAACGGCACCGCGATCTTCACCCGCGACGGCGGCGCCGCCCGCCGCTTCCAGCTGGAGGTCGAGGCCGGCATGGTCGGCGTCAACGTGCCGATCCCGGTGCCGGTGGGCTACCACTCCTTCGGCGGCTGGAAGGACTCGCTCTTCGGGGACCACCACATCTACGGCAACGACGGCGTGCACTTCTACACCCGCGGCAAGGTCGTCACCACCCGCTGGCCCGACCCGGCCGACGCCCCCGCCGGCGTGGACCTGGGCTTCCCCCGCAACCACTGA
- a CDS encoding DNA-binding response regulator — MAESAGSVVLARSAMNRAATEGQRPAGRPVRGARRISAALAGLAASTRHELLTFDDPVASADRAIPEPFLELAGACMRAAAERAGEVRRIVPRHALPRLGDGPWIPGRARFADAIPFKLIVVDRTVAAVPLDLELLYNGLLLIRDPVVVQALVRAHQACWTVAEELSHIPPPRPSGGPPEQLRPVLEALLSGLTDETAAARLGMSARTYSRRVGELMAALGTTSRFRAGAEAARRGWL, encoded by the coding sequence GTGGCAGAGAGCGCGGGCTCCGTGGTGCTCGCCCGTTCGGCGATGAACCGGGCCGCGACCGAGGGACAGCGGCCCGCGGGGCGCCCGGTCCGGGGAGCGCGGCGGATCAGCGCGGCGCTCGCCGGGCTGGCCGCCTCGACCCGGCACGAGCTGCTGACCTTCGACGATCCGGTGGCCTCGGCGGACCGTGCGATCCCCGAGCCGTTCCTGGAGCTGGCGGGAGCGTGCATGCGCGCGGCGGCGGAGCGGGCCGGGGAGGTGCGGCGGATCGTGCCGCGGCACGCGCTGCCCCGGCTGGGGGACGGGCCGTGGATACCGGGGCGGGCGCGGTTCGCCGACGCCATCCCGTTCAAGCTGATCGTGGTGGACCGGACGGTCGCGGCGGTCCCGCTCGACCTCGAGCTGCTCTACAACGGGCTGCTGCTGATCCGGGACCCGGTGGTGGTGCAGGCCCTGGTGCGGGCCCATCAGGCCTGCTGGACGGTGGCCGAGGAGCTGAGCCACATCCCGCCGCCGCGGCCTTCGGGCGGGCCGCCGGAACAACTGCGGCCGGTCCTGGAGGCGCTCCTCTCGGGGCTGACGGACGAGACGGCCGCGGCCCGGCTCGGCATGTCGGCGCGGACGTACAGCCGGCGGGTGGGCGAGCTGATGGCGGCCCTGGGGACGACGAGCCGCTTCCGCGCGGGCGCGGAAGCGGCTCGGAGGGGGTGGTTGTGA
- a CDS encoding vWA domain-containing protein codes for MNRAHRRTGVLAAALAAGLLLGGCAGAGGADEASGDHRKAAPDGGRTAAPAPSAAAPSAPSEGSATDRPEGEQRAPGAAPDYLSTFALDVDTASYGYARRMLADGRLPDPSTVRPEEFVNSFRPDYPRPADDGFSVTVDGAATGAEGWSLVRVGLATRAADRAGERPPAALTFVVDVSGSMGEPGRLDLVQHSLRLAADELRDDDSVAVVAFSHEAETVLPMTRLGEGRERVREAVDSLAVRSSTNLEAGLRTGYDVAAEGRREGATNRVVLLSDALANSGETSADALLARIDEQRREHGITLFGVGVGSDYGDALMERLADEGDGQTAYVSTQEQARKVFVDQLPAQVELRARDAKAQVAFDRATVERFRLIGYENREVADEDFRNDRTDGGEVGAGHTVTALYVVKTRPGASGRIATATVRWLDPDSRSPQERSGIVEATALRAGLWDSGHDSLQLSAISAYFAEQLRGGSLPGAPLLGELAAHADAIRGRSGSAVVGELAEAVRQADRLIGERPAQKGEFKSSDPYA; via the coding sequence ATGAACCGTGCTCACAGGAGAACCGGCGTCCTCGCCGCGGCGCTCGCCGCCGGGCTGCTCCTCGGCGGCTGCGCCGGCGCAGGCGGGGCGGACGAGGCGAGCGGCGACCACCGGAAGGCCGCCCCCGACGGCGGCCGCACCGCCGCGCCCGCCCCCTCGGCCGCCGCCCCCTCCGCCCCCTCCGAGGGGAGCGCCACCGACCGGCCCGAGGGCGAGCAGCGGGCGCCCGGCGCCGCCCCCGACTACCTCTCCACCTTCGCCCTGGACGTCGACACCGCCTCGTACGGCTACGCCCGCCGCATGCTCGCCGACGGCCGGCTGCCCGACCCGTCCACGGTGCGGCCCGAGGAGTTCGTCAACAGCTTCCGCCCCGACTACCCGCGCCCGGCCGACGACGGCTTCAGCGTGACCGTCGACGGCGCCGCCACCGGCGCCGAGGGCTGGTCGCTGGTCCGGGTCGGCCTCGCCACCCGGGCCGCGGACCGCGCCGGCGAACGCCCGCCCGCCGCCCTCACCTTCGTCGTCGACGTCTCCGGCTCGATGGGCGAGCCGGGCCGCCTCGACCTCGTCCAGCACTCCCTGCGGCTCGCCGCCGACGAGCTCCGCGACGACGACTCGGTCGCCGTGGTCGCCTTCAGCCACGAGGCCGAGACCGTGCTGCCGATGACCCGGCTCGGCGAGGGCCGCGAGCGCGTCCGCGAGGCCGTCGACTCCCTCGCCGTCCGGTCCTCCACCAACCTGGAGGCGGGCCTGCGCACCGGCTACGACGTGGCCGCCGAGGGCCGCCGCGAGGGCGCCACCAACCGGGTCGTGCTGCTCTCCGACGCCCTCGCCAACTCCGGCGAGACGTCCGCCGACGCTCTCCTCGCCCGCATCGACGAGCAGCGCAGGGAGCACGGCATCACCCTCTTCGGGGTGGGTGTCGGCAGCGACTACGGCGACGCGCTGATGGAACGGCTCGCCGACGAGGGCGACGGCCAGACCGCGTACGTCTCCACCCAGGAGCAGGCCCGGAAGGTCTTCGTCGACCAGCTCCCCGCCCAGGTCGAACTGCGCGCCCGGGACGCCAAGGCGCAGGTCGCCTTCGACCGGGCGACCGTGGAGCGGTTCCGGCTGATCGGCTACGAGAACCGCGAGGTCGCCGACGAGGACTTCCGGAACGACCGGACCGACGGCGGCGAGGTCGGCGCCGGGCACACCGTCACCGCCCTGTACGTGGTGAAGACCCGGCCCGGCGCGAGCGGCCGGATCGCCACCGCCACCGTCCGCTGGCTCGACCCCGACTCCCGCTCCCCGCAGGAGCGTTCGGGCATCGTCGAGGCCACCGCGCTCCGTGCCGGGCTCTGGGACTCCGGTCACGACAGCCTGCAGCTCTCCGCGATCTCGGCCTACTTCGCCGAGCAGCTGCGCGGCGGCTCGCTGCCCGGCGCCCCGCTTCTCGGCGAACTGGCCGCGCACGCGGACGCCATCCGGGGCCGGTCGGGCTCGGCGGTGGTGGGAGAGCTGGCCGAAGCGGTCCGGCAGGCCGACCGGCTGATCGGTGAACGTCCGGCACAGAAAGGGGAGTTCAAGTCCTCCGACCCGTACGCCTGA